gtgtggtgtgtgcctggtctcaggcctatccgaagatcggaaacaatgagctctgagctcgttccgtagggtaacgtctggctgtctcgtcagagactgcagcagatcaaacagtgaattacacacacacacacacacacacacagatagataagataagaaatataGACAAGGTATTCTGATAAATAAAATGACGAATTGGCCTACCACATTAATAATACACAGTCAAAATATCATGGATTAATTTACATGATTTATCAAAGGTTAAAGTTTTATCAAAAagctcttccatttttctgatATTATATTGGGCTCTCAAAGCTGTTGTTAAAGGACACACCTCGACCACATGTCTTTCAGTCTGTACAAGACCGCACACACATAGACGTTCCTCGATGGGAAGCCGACCACGCCCTCTCCTGTTCCATCTACCGGTCTCTATAGCTAGACTATGACCACACACACGGAACCTCGCGAACTCGTGTACTAGATAGTTaggatttatttctttataaataCAACACCTTGATGCAACTGAGTCCATTATCATAGTGTGCACGTTATTTATTAGAGTAGGTTTACTAGGAACTCTGTTGTGTATGAACTCGTTCACAATTTTCCCAGTATGTGTCTTTGCATTGATGGTAACTTTAATGGCAAGTGACAACGGGTCGTCCTGCATACAGGAACTCTCTAACCATAACCTATGGAAAACTTGTGTTGGATCCACTTAATAAACTCCTGTGGTGTTGgatatcctacttctgcgtaaGACATAAGGTTAGAAGTCGACCCTCTTACTCCCAACATTTGTTTTAAGGCCCAGTTATATAATTTGATAATGGGCTTGACATCAGCACCAACCCATGATTCACAACCATACATTAAGGACGAGATCAAGGCTGCATCGAATACTCTCCTTTTAACAATAAATGGGACATCGTTGTTCTTATTTATAAAGGACACGTACTTTAATACATGGCACAACTTGTTTTTTGAGTGCAGTTGAACAGCAGAGGACACAGAACCATCACTAGTGAAGGGTGACCCCAAATACATGTAACTTGAACACTGCTCTACCATTAAGTCCCTCACCTGGATCGGGTCCGAGTCACTTTCTTCGCCATTTATTACAAAAAATTTGGTCTTactgttgtttattttcatacCGTACTCCTGACAGTACTGATAAGTAATTTCCAGTTTCTTAATCATACTTTTCCTGGTTGTTGAGAGCAATACAGTATCATCCATCATAACTAGGATgtgtaaccacacacacacacacacacacacacacacacacacacacacacacacacacacacacacacacacacacacacacacacacataccgcgcagtgtagtggttagcacactcgactcacaatcgagagggccgggttcgagtcccggtaagcggcgaggcaaatgggcaagcctcttaatgtgtggcccctgttcacctagcagtaaatagatacgggatgtaactcgaggggttgtggcctcgctttcccggtgtgtggagtgtgttgatgtggtctcagtcctacccgaagatcgatctatgagctctgagctcgctccgtaatggggaagactggctggatgaccagcaggcgaccgaggtgaattacacacacacacacacacacacacactctctctctctctctctctctttcttaatgtgtagctcctgtttacttagcaataaataggtacgggatgtaactcgaggggttgtggctcgctgtcccggtgtgtgtagtgtgtgatgtggtcagagtcctacccgaagatcggtcaatatgagctctgagctctttctgtagggaaaggctggctggatgaccagtaggcgactgtggtgaatagtacacacgcacacacggatTTCTTGTGGACTTtcacgtttttatttatttattcatttatttgtttatttatttattatttgatgCGTCTCGGATATCATGGTCCAAGTGGTGCTTTCAAAATGTTGTTTGTTACTTGTATACAGTGGGTAATTATGTATGCAGGAGAGTTAATATTGCCCTTATCCTTGACCAGCTAGTCGTATTCagtgggaaaggagggaaaattaactcctaaccagagagagagagagagagagagagagagagagagagagagagagagagagagatatgagggaCTGGTATGATCAACACTAATATCACGGAGTAATGGTCAGAAGGTCAGAGTGAATTAGTATAAATATTAAAGCTCATTGTTTAGGAGGAGCCTCACCCCTGCACCTTCCCTGGGGTTGTTATTAGCGGCAGGTGTGCGCCTCGATCCTCACGCACCGTGCTGCTTACTGGGCTGTGGTAATTGCAGGGCAGAAGGCGGTGGGGAGCTTCAGGAAGGGAGAATCTTCCATCATCTTAAGTGGTCGGGGAAGGAGAGCGGGAGCTGGTGAGGGAAGAAGCACCTAGAGACACACGGAATGGGTGTATTTATCCACACttatccacatacatacatacatacatacacgtttTCTCTTTGCTACATGTGCCTGTTAATTTTTCCTTACTCATTTCAATATATTAAttttgtccctgtcctttggctaattctgtcggctctataaggagactggcaactgagtgggccttttttctttgtatttttgttgcccttcgccagtcctcctctcttgcataaaaaaaaaaaaatgaatgtatgGAAGAGAACAACCACTTCGATTGGTATAAGAGTTAAAGGTTGAACTTGTGTTACGAAGCGAGCAAAACACGTCACCTTGCCACCAGGAAGGAAGTGCATGTTGCTTCAGTTTATGTCTGTGATATTGATTGGAGTTCTCAAGGGTAAATATTGGCGCGAACTTACTTGTTGTTACGCTGTtctcactactaccattaccaccaccatcaccaccatcatcatcgttattttgtaactgttgttgttgttgttgttattgttgttgttgttgttgttgttgttgttgttgttgttgttgttgttgttgttgttgttgttgttgttcttgctgttgttctcgtttccttctccatccccttccgtcagcgtctctctctctctctctctctctctctctctctctctctctctctctctctctctctctctctctctctctctctctctctctctctcaacgccaCCACTGTCGTGCATTGTCTCACCTTTACACACAAGCCAAGAGATAAGTTAAGATTACAGTCTCACAACTTTCATTTCCTCAAAGCATGaatcttcttttgtgtttctaaaAGCACACCGCGCGAACCTCTTGCCCCAACACACTTCGCCCTCTCCGCTCCCCACATGCAGCTATACCCTCAGACCCCATCCCGCTCCCAACACAGCCACCATCCTGGGTAGTAATGAGGTAATCTTGACACCATCAGAAAGGTAATGGTCCTTGGCTTCATATTCTTGCCTCATTTAAACTGATATGctatttccgtgtgtgtgtgtgtgtgtgtgtgtgtgtgtgtgtgtgtgtgtgtgtgtgtgtgtgtgtgtgtgtgtgtgtgtgtgtgtgtgtgtgtgtggcgtttaTTGTTGTCTAAGTTGAGAAATGTAAGTGCGATTTAGGGAGCATtccgtctttttatttatttttttatttatcttccagTTTTATCTCATTAGTCATTCATTAACAGTGGGTTTTCCTGTGAGTGCAACATTCCAGGGTACTCAGGCTGATTGATGTTGGATTGCACGGGGGaagggtgggaggagagaggggacgaggtgtttttgagtggaggaaggaagaagtaaggcTGTGTGCTTGATGtggttccttcctcctcctcctcctcctcctcctcctcctcctcctcctcctcctcctcctcctcctcctcctcctcctcctcctcctcatgagcTACTGCAGCCTCGTCTCTCGAAGGATGTATTGGGTCTGTAAGCAGCGAGAGCAACAATGTTTATCAGCTCAGAAACAGCTCAGTTCtgtaggaggaaaagtaagtaaGGACAAAGAGAACACATAGGAGAGAAAACACTAGAATAGGTATCAGGGAAATCTGTTTGTCTTTAGCAAGGGTATCTGCTattagaaaaatgtgtgtgggagaagagataaggaaCGGATAAGGTTCTCTGTTTACCATCCTTTTTCAGtatctttatatgtaatgaTTTCACACATCGCGGTAGCGGTTTTGACAGATACCCACAAAACCTGCTTAAGGATTGCTCACCTTTACCAGCACTGGCCTGGCTGCCTTGAAGGGGAGATTTAAGAGTGTGCAGAAACTAACAAGCTTGGTATGAGGATGTATTAAACTCATCGCTCAtaggaaacaaaatatatatttgtacTTCAATATATAGACAGTCCAGCACCCGTCAAGTTTATGTTGATGGTTTGCACTTAATGTCTTGCCTGATGCTCTGCGAATGCAACCATTCTGCTTATTTACGAGTGAGATTCTCGTCTACAGTATAAGGAGACTGAATATTTCCTGTATTGATTCACAAGATTCACAGCAACCTCGTATTTTTGTCATTGGTGTTCGTCCCAGCATTTTCATAATTTGTTTCTATTATGACACTTTTATCACTGCATTCTACTTACCTGAAGACCTCATCATCCATAAAAGTCACTTTCGGAACAGTCACAACGTCGACGGAAGGCCTTGATCACACAAACACGGGCTATTATTCGTGTTCCTGCAAATGTAGCACTCACACGAGCATCCCCAATAAATGCTCCTCCTAAGGCACTTCATTCAACTTGTATTAAGTCCTTATCTTCCACGACACTAACACTTCAAGAGACATGAAGTCCTAAAAGATCAATTCCCAGAGGCCGATGTCACGCTTATTCAGGTCATGTCGATCTGCTCCAGACCAAATCAGCTCTGAGCAGCTCCCTTGGTGGGGCGAGACGATGTGGTCTCATTTGCCCTCATCCTACCAAATGTCCGGCACGAGAGCGCCTTCTGGGGAAGACGGAGCAAGATAACTCAGGACGACATCTTGGCTGGCGAGAGCGCTTCTGCTTTACTTGAGCGTTGCGTGAAGGGCGGTCAGGAGCCCCAGGAGGAACAGGATGATGCCGAGGGAGGAGTTAGTGTAGGCGCTCTGCCCTCCGTGTTGCATTGCCGCCTGGTGCTCGCCTGTTGAAAGGGACACCTTAATAGTTTAAGTAGTACACTAAATGATGCAATAATTGGTAAACGAATGAAACACAGTACTtatataaaaggaggaggaggaagaggaggaggaagaggaggaagaggaggaggaggaggaggaaaaggaggaggaaaagggagctAAGCCTTCTATACATCGTTGCAGGAAGTAAGAATATAATTTTGGAAGGGAGTTCAGGACATTATGCGTCATAAATATTACATGAAGCAAAGTGAGTCCGATTTACATGCTATCCAACTATATTTCATTGTGTAAAGCTTAACGtgctcttggtgtgtgtgtgtgtgtgtgtgtgtgtgtgtgtgtgtgtgtgtgtgtgtgtgtgtgtgtgtgtgtgtgtgaatgtgtgtgtgtaattgtttcgagacaaaaaagagtaagaagtttgttactgagagagagagagagagagagagagagagagagagagagagagagagagagagagagagagagagacttgccgtactgaaaaaaaaaaatactttgtgATACTTTTGTACTATTAGACCACACATGACACCACACCATACTacgccacaccacacaaaacaacaccacaTTAAGCATCACCATCGCTACAAAACTCAGATACCACCCTGTAATgaatcataccaccaccaccaccaccaccactactcaccatACAACACGTGCACTGTGATGTTAGCGGAGTCTGCATTGGAGGGGTTGCAGTCGTAGCGGCCGGAGTCTGAGGGGCGCGCCTTTTGTATGAGCAAGGTGCTGGTAGTGAGATCCCCCTTCTCCAAAATGACGGTCACTCCTCCGCGGCTTGAGTCGTAGCTGATTATCTGAAATTGTGCAAGGAGTGGCCAGTCTTGGGAGGGGTTGGTTGCGGGAAACAGTTGTGGAGGGTAgcgggaggaaaaggagcaaagAAAGTATGCATGTGTGGGAGGTGTTTGAGAAGTGAATGTTTGTTGGCACAAGTAAATGCATGAGTCTGATTGTGCAAAGGAAATTATGGTCATGGCACAAGTCTTGGTGTTTGACATTACGTTTCTATGATAATATCTAagtcgaaaaaaaaagtgttatatcaatgaagaaaaacaaagtttATAATGCtcaggaagagagggatggacgGGAGGAGAGCTTTATTTGCACGGACTGAACTTAGTacagatgagagggaggagggaggcagtgcAGTGAGGCGTGTGGCCAGCAGGGAAGAGAGCACGGGTGAGGAGGGGTGAGCGTGTACCTTGTTGTTGTGGTTCCAGTAGACGAAGTCTGGCGGCTCTGGGCTGTACTCTACCAGGCAGGTCAGGTTGATGGTGGAGCCCGTGTTAATGTGCATGTCGGGACCTCCCAGGATGTGCGTGTGCGGCTCTGTGGGGGAAGGtgcgagggagaggtgaaggtggtgagttATCGTTCGATACACTTATTGTCAGAGGGAATATGTTGTAAATAATTCCTATTTCTTGATGTGTTGCAAAACCCTATCGTGTATCGCACCTGAATCGAATTAACTAgggggtggactttgagataggaggtacccaaaaaagtacgcctttagcccataaattcccgtgaaaagcccacatggtataaataaaaaacagacaaactatATTTACCTTTATCATACTGTGCTTATCtatagtcttttttctttcattgtgatTGTTGGGTTTGTGAGGTTacaattttttcctcatttgttaGTTCCAGTACCTTACTGGGATGATGCCACAGGTAGTGGTATTATGAAGGTAGTCTTAAGGCATCCAGGTAACAGTAATGGCAAAAATGAACAGACATTGGTTGAACTTGGTAGGGTCGCATGGTCACCGCTGGTCATAATTCATCGTGGACCTCCCTTCATCTCGGCTCAGTAAACACATTAATAGTTCACGAGTGGGTAGGTGTTCTCTCCGCGCGAGGGTCACTTCACACTTTGCCGCTTTGTCCGCCTGGTGGTGAGCCAGTCACGTGTAAGTGTGGTAGTGTGAACCATTACTAGCCTGACAGTCCTGGCAATGCCAACTCTGACCACTCCACAGCGGCCTTCAAACCCTTCACTGAGCCACTCTGTACACTCCCTAGTAGGAACGGGGAAACACAAGCTGGGAATTACAGTAAGATTTACCAGTTTTCACATTGCATTTCAAAACTACAGTACATTATGATCGCAGTGTGCTGAGACATTATGAACACCTCGTTTTTAGAATGTGGTGTAAAACTCGAACACCTTAGAACAAAGTGTTAAGACACGTGGAattgttgtttatatttgtaAATTATGTTATTCAGGAGAGTTTTGATCACttgattattttatatttaactCGAAGGCCGCATCAGGTTATGCTTGATGAACGAAAGTTGCCGGGGTGAGGTCTAGAGCAGTCTCAGTGACTCATGGTCGAGTTATAAGGGACGCTCTTTTTTTGACGCTTGTTTTCAAAGTGATAAAAACTAGCTCTCAAATTTTCCGTGTGAAGTGTTTATTTAAATGTTCATGCATGTTGTTCGTTGTCCACCATTTCTATTTATACATCCAGTCATTGTTATTTACGGCCGGGGAAGGTGGGgatgaataaatatacaagtaaataaattgtgtgtgtgtgtgtatatatatatatatatatatatatatatatatatatatatatatatatatatatatatatatatatatatatatatatatatatatatatatatatatatatatatatatatatatatatatatatatatataaatcatatgtattgtgtgtgtgtgtgtgtgtgtgtgtgtgtgtgtgtgtgtgtttcactgtttgatctgctgcagtctctgacgagacagccagacgttaccctacggaacgaggtcagaggtcattattttcgatcttcggatagacctgagaccaggcacacaacacacaccgggacaacaaggtcacaactcctcaatttacatcccgtacctactcactgctaggtgaacaggggctacatgtgaaaggagatacacccaaatatctccacccggccggggaatcgaaccccggtcctctggcttgtgaagccagcgctctaaccactcagctaccgtgtgtgtgtgtgtgtgtgtgtgtgtgtgtgtgtgtgtgtgtgtgtgtgtgtgaaagaattaCCGAATTTTGGCTTGATATGGATGAGCGAAGCAAAGTCTAATCCCTGTCACAGGGAAGAAGTGTGGGTGATCACTCCGGCAGTCTTATTCCTGTAAAATACGTTCTGCGATACGCGATAAATAGATGCCTCGGGGAAGACCTCGCCCCAATTTCGCGAGATATTTACAACCGCGTTTGTAGCTGGCCGTCGCTGCCAGCTGGTGTTTATATTTACCAGGAAATTCTGGTGTGAAACTTTACCGTAAATGATAGGCTGCCTCCTAGCAGACAGGTAACATGGTGCTCGTCCTCGTCTTCACGAGACAGGCTTTCTTTGCCGTGCACTATCAGGCTGGAGTACtacttgctgctactgctgttcctAATGCTGCTGAACCCTGCTCCAAccacattgacacacacactcacccatccatcccccccctacacacacacacacttactaacGACGGTGAGGCGAATGAAGTGCGAGAGGGGAGGAGTCGTTGACACTTGACACTCGTACACTCCCGAGTCCCGCGGCTGTGGGGAGAGAAGTGGGAGGCGGGATGAGTTTCAGTTaaaagaatatgagagagaggagtggatcgTAGATTGATTACGTTACGTTACAGTGTACGTATATTCCTTGTTTAGCACGATTATAGAAGATTTATTGCATCTACCTACCTAAgaactggaaagagagagagagagagagagagagagagagagagagagagagagagagactctaagTTAATTTTCACAGGTTTAATAAGGTTTCATAGGGTCTTAGTGAAATATATTGTGTCCATCACGAACCCAGCataagatgaggagaaaaataattaattgttatctctctctctctctctctctctctctctctctctctctctctctgaggtcgCCGCATCCTCTTGACGCAAAGACTGGGGACTGTTCGGCAGCTCAAATCATtagagttttctttctttcttttttttttttttactgttttgttaGGAAGTGACAGGCAAAGAACAAAACTGCCTTCATAGTGCCTACTTGACTGGTAGTGCCTTGTGTCAGAGCAGGTTAAGTTGGCCAGAcgatcccttatttttttttcatgctacaTTACGTTTTCTGATTTGTATAGTTTCATTAACTATACATTAAGTTTTAATGATTGGGAGGCTGTATGGAAGCGTTGGGTAGATCTTTCGAAACTCTTAAAATCCGGGTCATTAGAACTGAAACGACTGCAAACCAACATGACAGGCGACAGAGGCAAATGGCAGAAACTCATCATAAACAGTGACGCCGTTTAAGCCTTtcggtaccaggacatgttttcatattcattctgcttactaggaGACGTttctatatagcttcagaaacttatgtgggggatcaaaatagaaaggactctggccattaatcttctgacctccatagatccttcctaatatcaataaatggCATAATCACAgccaaaacttaaggtaaaaatgcgtcccagtaatgaaggggttaaagacggCCTAATCAgctgatgataaagaagaagaactgATACTCCTGTACTGTTCATACTCCTGGAGAGATAACCGGGTCTTGACACTCTCTGATACGAGGATACGTGTTTGGCTGACACCTCCTTGCCCATTGCATCCGGAACCGTACAAACGAatgggcctcctcctcctccttctcctcctcttcttcctcctccttggcatCTCAGTTCAAACAACTTTACTTATCAAACAAGTGAGGTGCGTTTCCAGGACAACTTCCAAACTCTGCGTCACCATCACCTTTGGGCAGACAGATTTGCAACACAGAGATTATGCCATCCTAAAGAATGTATCGCTTCTTATTTATCACCATTCTGTCTTCCAGTGTAATACGATAGTGTGTCGTGAATGATGTCTAGACCTAAGTTGAAAGCAATttacttctctgtgtgtgtgtgtgtgtgtgtgtgtgtgtgtgtattgaagtGATCCTATCGTTTCGAAGCTTTCAAGACGTATTGAGTTTTAATGAAGCAAGAGCTGAAGGATTCTCCCGCGCTGTGCTGTACATATATTTTCTAGGAGACACAAGACTGAAATAGATCTTCGAGTACTGATGTAAATGGCAGCACAGGACATcgcctccagtgtgtgtgtgtgtgtgtgtgtgtgtgtgtgtgtgtgtgtggacgaggaAATCATGGTGGTTGATAATGGCACCTTAAAAGTGATGAAGCATGAAATTGATTGAGAAGGAGCTCGACTCAGAAAAATAGAGCAGAATATTAAGCAGCTAAGACTGAATATTtaggtattgagagagagagagagagagagagagagagagagacgaggaagaaaccCGGCCTGAAGAAGAAAGGTAATCGGCagtctggccttggaaaatcgaGTTTGCAGGAGGAAATTGTACTTGAAAGGAACTTGAGATAGGAACGTAaatcgactttttttttcccctctttttatgaCAATTGACTATGGAAGAAATGTTTCGCTGACGTAGAGGAAGCAGCCATCTTGGTGTCCACTGAAGCACCGGGGCCAGTTATTCCACGTGGctcatggtggtgatgatggtgatggtgatggtggtgatgatggtgacggtggtggtgagtttTGTGTTAGTCTGTGGGGTGAAGGTTTTCGTGACTTGAACCTCTCGTTagtgatattgtgtgtgtgtgtgtgtgtgtgtgtgtgtgtgtgtgtgtgtgtgtgtgtgtgtgtgtgtgcattaattgttatgttttttgtgttttatgtaatatatattttcatatattttcaagaGATTATTAAGTGCCATGCGTGTTGTTTGAATCTCGTTATTGTCTTCATTATACATCATGTGTTTTGTGATTAATGAagtatcagacacacacacacacacacacacacacacacacacacacacacacacacacacacacacgaagcgtAAGTTGATGCACCACATTATTTATATCAGCAATTTTCCTCAGCTTCAGGTGCTACATATTGATGGGTGAATGCTGGAGACAAGGATGAAAGGTGCTCGAGTGTTTGTCGTTCTACCTGGAGTGATCGGCATCAGTGCTGTTCGGTAACATACATAAGGGAAAGACAGGCATCCCTCCCACCACGTCTCGCACGACCTACCAAGCCGCTGCAGGGCGTGGCTGTGGCTGAGTGTTTGTAGTTCGT
The window above is part of the Portunus trituberculatus isolate SZX2019 chromosome 38, ASM1759143v1, whole genome shotgun sequence genome. Proteins encoded here:
- the LOC123515037 gene encoding hemicentin-2-like — its product is MVQDEMTTWTRAGQWAASPSPPPPPRRGPSQSRPTPPSSPCHVKNVLAMVIVVFFAFVSAGRGHIREGRPGSPLLVRGSQPTLPPPSPPQLDPAHSADVTALADRPAILNCRVHNISNKTVSWIRHRDIHLLTVGRYTYTSDQRFRALHEDDSDDWILKINYVQPRDSGVYECQVSTTPPLSHFIRLTVVKPHTHILGGPDMHINTGSTINLTCLVEYSPEPPDFVYWNHNNKIISYDSSRGGVTVILEKGDLTTSTLLIQKARPSDSGRYDCNPSNADSANITVHVLYGEHQAAMQHGGQSAYTNSSLGIILFLLGLLTALHATLK